In Halogeometricum borinquense DSM 11551, a single genomic region encodes these proteins:
- a CDS encoding DsrE/DsrF/DrsH-like family protein gives MSTDTTSTPAGDGDQPSRSELAARVAELEDRLAAVESDTDDDGPPKMSIIATKGTLDMAYPPLILASTAAAFGYEVTVFHTFWGLDILHEERSKDLKLSSVGNPNMPMPNALGALPGMDRLTTEMMKKRIRDNDTASIEELIQTSLDLGVEFQACQMTIDLMGYDEDDFFSGVTTGVGAATAIQDMADADVQLMI, from the coding sequence ATGAGCACAGATACGACATCGACGCCCGCGGGCGACGGCGACCAGCCGAGTCGGTCAGAACTCGCCGCGCGCGTCGCTGAACTCGAAGACAGACTCGCCGCAGTGGAGTCAGACACCGATGACGACGGGCCACCCAAGATGTCAATTATCGCCACGAAAGGGACGCTGGACATGGCGTACCCGCCGCTTATCCTCGCCAGCACGGCGGCCGCGTTCGGCTACGAGGTGACCGTATTCCACACGTTCTGGGGGCTCGATATCCTCCACGAGGAGCGCTCGAAGGACCTGAAACTGAGTTCGGTCGGTAATCCCAATATGCCGATGCCGAACGCCCTCGGTGCGCTTCCGGGCATGGACCGACTCACAACCGAGATGATGAAAAAACGCATCCGCGACAACGACACCGCCTCCATCGAGGAACTCATCCAGACGTCGCTCGATTTGGGCGTCGAGTTCCAAGCCTGCCAGATGACCATCGACTTGATGGGATACGACGAGGACGATTTCTTCTCCGGCGTCACCACGGGCGTCGGAGCGGCGACGGCGATTCAGGACATGGCCGACGCCGACGTGCAACTGATGATCTAA
- a CDS encoding sulfurtransferase TusA family protein, which yields MNDTEITDTLDVKGENCPMPVVKTKQGIDELTAGDVLEVVATDSGSMSDIAGWADTTDGVELLDQSEGDGVYTHYVQKTE from the coding sequence ATGAACGACACCGAGATCACCGACACACTCGACGTGAAGGGAGAAAACTGCCCGATGCCGGTCGTCAAGACCAAACAAGGAATAGACGAACTCACCGCAGGCGACGTATTAGAGGTCGTTGCGACCGATTCCGGGAGCATGAGCGACATCGCGGGATGGGCCGACACCACCGACGGCGTCGAGTTGCTCGACCAGAGCGAGGGCGACGGCGTGTACACCCACTACGTGCAGAAGACGGAGTAG
- a CDS encoding universal stress protein — protein sequence MLSRLTEGKSSKGTSSDGWREASVERVLCLFDAEIPVDNQFVQVAATLADGGRFVVPVDNTTAAQALKPESADVSVEYETRFLERPATITTEWVQDVVNRFDITTIFDIRDHRSTLGGGEFALTTESNHVTVTPGNEVASLSSCLVPVARGPHLDTTLNIARVIGETHDAWIDFFHVVDNDESRSETDALFEYCTNHLGDFDEFDTWRYEGWSPAQAIVDQSSYYDATVIAAPQKSRLREFVDGSTTEVVQSLCENTVVTVRSGDVDASRLDRWLGELLAPKN from the coding sequence ATGCTTAGCCGTCTCACAGAGGGCAAAAGCTCCAAGGGCACCTCTTCGGACGGTTGGCGCGAAGCGTCCGTCGAGCGAGTTCTCTGTCTCTTTGATGCGGAGATACCCGTCGATAATCAGTTCGTACAGGTCGCCGCGACGCTCGCTGACGGCGGCCGATTCGTCGTCCCCGTTGACAATACCACCGCCGCTCAAGCACTGAAGCCCGAATCGGCCGACGTATCGGTCGAGTACGAGACGCGCTTTCTCGAACGTCCAGCAACGATAACGACCGAATGGGTCCAAGACGTGGTGAACCGCTTCGACATCACCACGATTTTCGACATCCGCGACCACCGGTCCACCCTCGGTGGCGGCGAATTCGCGTTGACGACGGAAAGCAACCACGTCACAGTGACACCCGGCAACGAAGTCGCGAGTCTCTCATCCTGTCTCGTACCAGTGGCACGAGGACCACATCTCGATACGACGCTCAACATCGCACGCGTTATCGGCGAAACACACGACGCGTGGATTGATTTCTTTCATGTCGTCGATAACGACGAATCACGTAGTGAGACTGATGCACTATTCGAGTACTGCACAAATCACTTGGGCGACTTCGACGAGTTCGACACCTGGCGCTACGAGGGGTGGTCACCCGCCCAAGCAATCGTTGACCAGTCTTCGTACTACGATGCGACGGTGATCGCCGCACCCCAAAAGAGTCGCCTCCGAGAGTTCGTCGATGGTTCGACGACCGAAGTGGTCCAATCGCTCTGTGAGAACACTGTCGTTACCGTCCGAAGCGGTGATGTAGACGCTTCTCGACTCGACCGCTGGCTGGGCGAACTGCTCGCGCCGAAAAACTGA
- a CDS encoding nucleoside hydrolase, with the protein MSRRVIIDTDTAGDDSMAILMAALADSIDVEALTIVAGNVEFDYEVENAKYTLEVADATDIPVYEGARKPLVKDHEHADQVHGEGGLGGNLFPETGIPSADQHGANAIVERVRESPGEITLVCIGPLTNIALALRLEPNLNELVDEVWVMGGAVNTLGNDTPSAEFNFWVDPEAASVVVDELDVTLVDWDLSLRQGRFDAEMLAEIEAAETKYADFFTTISERAREFAREQYGEVSTTQPDSLAMACVLEPELITESNEYYVDVDEREGMTRGYSLVDERGVTDNEPNANIVETIDEEVFETMFLDMMQYGNPERSL; encoded by the coding sequence ATGAGCAGACGCGTCATTATCGACACCGACACGGCGGGCGACGACTCGATGGCGATTCTCATGGCCGCACTGGCCGACTCTATCGACGTCGAAGCGCTCACCATCGTCGCCGGTAACGTCGAATTCGACTACGAAGTCGAGAACGCGAAGTACACGCTGGAAGTTGCTGACGCGACTGATATTCCGGTCTACGAAGGCGCTCGGAAACCACTCGTCAAAGACCACGAACACGCCGACCAAGTTCACGGCGAGGGTGGACTCGGCGGAAATCTCTTTCCCGAGACGGGGATTCCGTCTGCCGATCAGCACGGTGCGAACGCCATCGTCGAACGCGTCCGCGAATCACCCGGTGAGATTACGCTCGTCTGCATCGGTCCGTTGACCAACATCGCCCTCGCGCTCCGCCTCGAACCGAACCTGAACGAACTGGTAGACGAGGTGTGGGTGATGGGCGGCGCGGTCAACACCCTCGGCAACGACACTCCCTCGGCCGAGTTCAACTTCTGGGTAGACCCCGAGGCCGCGAGTGTCGTCGTAGACGAACTGGATGTGACGCTTGTCGATTGGGATCTCTCGCTCCGACAGGGGCGGTTCGACGCCGAGATGCTAGCCGAGATTGAGGCGGCCGAGACGAAGTATGCGGACTTTTTCACCACCATCTCCGAACGCGCCCGCGAGTTCGCCCGCGAACAGTACGGCGAGGTGAGCACCACCCAACCCGACTCACTGGCGATGGCGTGCGTACTCGAACCCGAACTCATCACCGAGTCCAACGAGTACTACGTAGACGTGGACGAACGAGAGGGGATGACCCGTGGATACAGCCTCGTGGACGAACGCGGCGTCACCGACAACGAACCGAACGCGAACATCGTCGAGACGATAGACGAGGAAGTCTTCGAGACGATGTTCCTCGACATGATGCAGTACGGTAATCCCGAACGGTCGTTGTAG
- a CDS encoding FAD-dependent oxidoreductase, translating into MSNENAGSTQDAHDVVVVGGGPAGCSAAVFAARYGFDTVVFDRGRSSLRHCGYLENYLGFPGGIDIDAFYTLMHDHVEAAGCTIVPELVSSVEREGDEFRIETQDGTVVRAPRVVAATKYDADYLDGLDEELLQPDGHGGMELDPSFSDADGSTPVDGLYVAGPISDVEDQAIIAAGHGARVGRRLLADARRNDGYWDAVAAYYDWVRKESTLTEEWRDRDRWRELFDEHFAPDDGGQYDPSHIERVREEYIDERKAKYATDEEIARRTDAGTEQLVDSLGAERLLDAIDDDRIRAYLDD; encoded by the coding sequence ATGTCAAACGAAAACGCAGGTTCGACGCAAGACGCACACGATGTCGTCGTTGTCGGCGGCGGCCCGGCAGGGTGTTCGGCGGCCGTCTTCGCCGCGCGATACGGATTCGATACGGTCGTCTTCGACCGCGGTCGGTCATCACTTCGACACTGCGGCTATCTGGAGAACTACCTCGGCTTCCCGGGTGGTATCGACATCGACGCGTTCTACACGCTGATGCACGACCACGTCGAGGCCGCCGGATGTACAATCGTCCCAGAACTCGTGTCGTCCGTCGAACGCGAGGGAGACGAATTTCGCATCGAGACGCAGGATGGGACGGTGGTTCGCGCGCCGCGCGTCGTTGCGGCGACGAAGTACGATGCCGACTACCTTGACGGACTGGACGAGGAACTGCTCCAACCGGACGGCCACGGCGGAATGGAACTCGACCCTTCATTCTCCGATGCCGACGGAAGCACACCCGTAGACGGCCTCTACGTTGCGGGACCCATCTCGGATGTGGAGGACCAAGCGATTATCGCCGCCGGTCACGGTGCCCGCGTCGGTAGGCGTCTACTCGCGGATGCCCGACGAAATGACGGGTATTGGGACGCCGTGGCGGCGTACTACGACTGGGTACGCAAGGAGTCTACGCTGACCGAGGAGTGGCGAGATAGAGACAGATGGCGCGAACTCTTCGACGAGCATTTCGCCCCCGACGACGGCGGCCAGTACGACCCTTCACATATCGAACGCGTGCGCGAGGAGTATATCGACGAACGAAAAGCAAAGTACGCGACGGACGAGGAGATCGCCCGCCGAACCGACGCGGGAACTGAGCAGCTCGTCGACTCTCTGGGTGCTGAGCGCCTCCTTGACGCTATCGACGACGACCGGATTCGAGCGTACCTCGACGACTGA
- the thiE gene encoding thiamine phosphate synthase, with translation MNIPMRTYLVTQGDRSRGRGTGSIVRAAIEGGVDIVQMREKHTSARERYELGKELRALTREADIPFVVNDRVDIAAAVDADGVHLGDDDLPVSVARDHLGEEAIIGRSVSTPEAASEAERAGADYLGVGAVFATDTKDVNEGEAEIGTETIAEIAETVDIPIVGIGGINADNATEVVNAGAAGVAVVTTITDADDPAAATQQLRQAVENGRTTV, from the coding sequence ATGAATATTCCGATGCGGACGTATCTCGTGACTCAAGGAGACCGTTCTCGGGGACGGGGAACGGGAAGTATCGTTCGTGCCGCTATCGAAGGCGGCGTCGATATCGTCCAGATGCGCGAGAAGCACACGAGTGCGCGGGAGCGCTACGAACTCGGAAAGGAACTCCGAGCGCTCACCCGCGAGGCGGATATTCCGTTCGTAGTGAATGACCGCGTTGACATCGCTGCGGCCGTCGATGCGGACGGCGTCCACCTCGGTGACGACGACTTGCCTGTGTCAGTCGCGCGTGACCATCTCGGTGAGGAGGCGATTATCGGTCGATCCGTCTCGACACCCGAGGCCGCTAGCGAAGCCGAACGCGCCGGTGCAGATTACCTCGGCGTCGGTGCGGTCTTCGCCACTGATACGAAGGATGTCAACGAGGGCGAAGCCGAAATCGGAACCGAGACGATTGCGGAGATCGCTGAGACGGTCGATATTCCGATTGTTGGTATCGGCGGGATCAACGCGGACAACGCGACCGAAGTCGTCAACGCGGGTGCAGCAGGCGTGGCCGTCGTTACGACTATCACCGATGCCGATGACCCCGCGGCGGCGACGCAGCAACTCCGTCAGGCGGTCGAGAACGGGAGGACCACCGTATGA
- a CDS encoding SDR family oxidoreductase: MSLLEGKTAVITGSSGGIGRGIARTFADHGASVVVADISEEPREGGTPTHELLQEEGAESMYVECDVSDYDDCVAAVEAADEFGGIDVMVNNAGIVGPQDPLVDIDLEDYRNLISINLDGVVHGSKAAALAMLEQGVHGSIVNMSSVAGITGFGGITPYSAAKGGVRSFTYALASELGPDGIRVNAVHPGIIETTMTTEDSPFVGTEQEEKMLPTIPLRRVGQPEDVAGVVTFLASDLASYVTAESVIVDGGQLNTQ; this comes from the coding sequence ATGTCACTTTTGGAAGGCAAGACGGCAGTCATCACGGGCAGTTCCGGCGGCATCGGTCGCGGTATCGCGCGAACGTTCGCTGACCACGGAGCGTCAGTGGTCGTTGCCGACATCAGTGAAGAGCCTCGCGAGGGCGGCACGCCGACGCACGAACTCCTGCAGGAGGAAGGTGCGGAGTCGATGTACGTCGAGTGTGACGTGAGCGATTACGACGATTGCGTAGCCGCCGTCGAGGCGGCCGATGAGTTCGGCGGTATCGACGTGATGGTGAACAACGCGGGTATCGTCGGTCCACAGGACCCACTCGTGGATATCGACTTAGAAGACTACCGTAACCTGATTTCGATCAACCTCGATGGCGTGGTCCACGGGTCGAAGGCGGCCGCGTTGGCGATGCTCGAACAAGGAGTACACGGAAGTATCGTCAACATGTCAAGCGTCGCCGGAATAACCGGCTTCGGTGGAATCACCCCGTACTCCGCCGCGAAGGGCGGCGTCCGCTCGTTCACTTACGCACTTGCGAGCGAACTCGGTCCTGACGGAATCCGCGTGAACGCAGTCCATCCCGGCATCATCGAAACGACGATGACGACGGAAGACTCGCCCTTCGTCGGAACCGAGCAGGAAGAAAAGATGCTGCCGACGATTCCGCTCCGCCGCGTCGGCCAACCTGAAGACGTGGCAGGTGTCGTCACGTTCCTCGCCAGCGACTTGGCCTCCTACGTCACTGCTGAGTCGGTCATTGTTGACGGCGGCCAACTGAACACCCAATAA
- a CDS encoding SDR family NAD(P)-dependent oxidoreductase, whose protein sequence is MGLVVTGGTGGIGRAVVERKRESDVVFSYHRDEDGASELVADTDAETATTQALQLDVTDADSVEAFAEEATATLDTVDGVVHTVGIVEPELLEQSTDDQWSRVIETNLIGSARVARAFLPALRESSGSLVFLSSVGGTAGTVDTSYAASKSGLHGLVRALAREVGPDGVRVNALAPGPVETSMNGTIVDYLESTAFLGHENVDTHLPTYACAPEEVAQSVTYLLDSSFTHGEILNVNGGMHFR, encoded by the coding sequence ATGGGACTCGTCGTTACTGGTGGCACGGGTGGAATTGGCCGCGCTGTCGTCGAACGCAAGCGCGAGTCGGACGTGGTGTTCTCGTACCACCGAGACGAGGATGGCGCGTCGGAACTCGTCGCCGACACAGACGCCGAAACGGCGACGACACAAGCACTCCAGTTGGACGTGACCGATGCAGACTCCGTGGAGGCGTTCGCTGAGGAGGCAACGGCGACGCTGGACACGGTTGATGGTGTGGTCCACACTGTTGGCATCGTTGAACCTGAACTTCTCGAACAGTCGACGGACGATCAGTGGTCACGCGTTATCGAGACGAACCTCATCGGGTCCGCTCGCGTCGCTCGGGCCTTCCTCCCTGCTCTCCGTGAATCCAGTGGATCGCTCGTGTTCCTCTCTAGCGTCGGCGGGACCGCTGGCACCGTCGATACGAGTTACGCCGCGAGCAAGTCAGGACTACACGGGCTTGTCCGCGCGCTCGCGCGAGAAGTCGGTCCCGATGGCGTCCGCGTAAACGCCCTCGCACCCGGTCCGGTAGAAACATCGATGAACGGTACTATCGTCGATTACTTGGAGTCCACCGCGTTCCTCGGTCACGAAAACGTCGATACGCACCTGCCAACGTACGCCTGTGCGCCCGAGGAGGTCGCTCAGTCTGTCACCTACCTTCTCGACAGTTCGTTCACACACGGAGAGATTCTGAACGTCAACGGAGGGATGCACTTTCGATGA
- the thiM gene encoding hydroxyethylthiazole kinase, translating to MTLGVNLDETLSAIRSTKPLVNSVTNNVTVGDVADVTLYWGGLPVMSDDEREVGDMVAGAQACLLNMGTVSEGGEAAMVAAGRSANDHGVPLVVDPVGVGATPTRNRVADRLVTELDVDVLNGNYGEISALVGEDAEVRGVESVGEYAEIAETAVACARQTGAVVVASGETDVVATADEAFEVHAGHEMMGNVVGTGCMLGVTLATFAGVMDSVRDAALAGTLAFGLAGEAAADEQFGTYAGPASYKVTFLDAVSGLGGVDRPDADSRIEQVVTN from the coding sequence ATGACGCTCGGTGTGAATCTCGATGAGACGCTCTCGGCGATTCGGTCCACTAAGCCTCTCGTCAACTCCGTGACGAACAACGTGACCGTAGGAGACGTGGCCGACGTGACGCTCTATTGGGGTGGTCTACCGGTTATGTCCGACGACGAGCGCGAAGTCGGTGACATGGTCGCGGGCGCGCAGGCGTGTCTACTCAATATGGGCACGGTGAGCGAGGGCGGCGAAGCGGCGATGGTCGCTGCGGGTCGCTCAGCGAACGACCATGGCGTCCCGCTCGTCGTAGACCCTGTCGGCGTCGGTGCAACACCGACACGGAACCGGGTCGCAGACCGTCTCGTCACCGAACTCGACGTTGACGTTCTCAACGGCAACTACGGTGAGATAAGCGCTCTTGTCGGTGAAGACGCCGAGGTTCGGGGGGTCGAATCCGTCGGCGAATACGCCGAAATTGCGGAGACAGCGGTGGCGTGCGCTCGACAGACGGGTGCCGTCGTTGTCGCCTCCGGCGAGACAGACGTGGTGGCGACGGCCGACGAGGCGTTTGAGGTACACGCCGGCCACGAGATGATGGGCAATGTCGTCGGTACCGGGTGCATGCTCGGCGTGACTCTCGCCACGTTCGCCGGTGTGATGGATAGCGTCCGGGACGCAGCGCTGGCCGGGACACTGGCCTTCGGCCTCGCAGGTGAAGCAGCGGCCGACGAACAGTTCGGAACGTACGCGGGTCCGGCGAGTTACAAGGTCACCTTCCTTGATGCAGTGTCCGGACTCGGTGGCGTTGACCGTCCGGATGCTGACTCGCGTATCGAACAGGTGGTGACGAACTGA
- the thiD gene encoding bifunctional hydroxymethylpyrimidine kinase/phosphomethylpyrimidine kinase, which translates to MIRPDPQTPPYALTIASGDSGGGAGIQADLKTMTRLGVYGGSVIVGVTSQNTRGVRSTHVLPSEEIRAQFDAVHDDFDIGAVKLGMLATADAVRTVDDCLDAYDGAVVIDPVMVAASGDRLLELDAIDAYTDLFAQATLVTPNADETEELTGEWPDSDDARDAAASQFFEWGADAVLFKGGHVAENGDEIRDILVTQDGSQTFASPRIDTETTHGSGCTLSSAIAARLARGDDLSTAVERGISFVRAAIERPAAVGENGSVNHLVDGELTIEEFDN; encoded by the coding sequence ATGATCCGACCCGACCCACAGACCCCGCCGTACGCGCTCACCATCGCGTCCGGTGACTCGGGCGGCGGCGCGGGCATTCAGGCTGACCTGAAGACGATGACTCGCCTCGGCGTCTACGGCGGATCCGTCATCGTCGGCGTCACCTCGCAGAACACCCGGGGTGTTCGTTCGACGCACGTCCTCCCATCCGAGGAGATTCGCGCGCAGTTCGATGCCGTCCACGACGATTTCGATATCGGCGCGGTGAAACTAGGGATGCTCGCCACCGCCGACGCTGTCAGAACTGTGGACGACTGCCTCGATGCCTATGATGGGGCCGTCGTCATCGATCCTGTGATGGTTGCCGCGTCGGGCGATAGACTCCTCGAATTGGACGCCATCGACGCCTACACTGACCTGTTTGCACAGGCGACGTTGGTCACGCCGAACGCCGACGAGACAGAGGAACTGACGGGCGAGTGGCCCGACTCGGACGACGCACGCGACGCCGCCGCATCGCAGTTCTTCGAGTGGGGTGCCGATGCTGTCTTGTTCAAAGGCGGCCACGTCGCCGAGAACGGCGACGAAATTCGGGATATTCTCGTCACACAGGACGGGAGCCAGACGTTCGCTTCCCCCCGAATCGACACGGAGACGACACACGGGTCCGGGTGTACGCTGTCGAGCGCAATCGCCGCCCGCCTCGCACGTGGCGATGACCTTTCGACGGCCGTCGAACGGGGTATTTCGTTCGTCCGAGCGGCGATAGAGCGACCGGCCGCCGTGGGTGAGAACGGGAGTGTGAACCACCTCGTGGATGGGGAACTGACGATCGAGGAGTTCGATAACTGA
- a CDS encoding PfkB family carbohydrate kinase, whose protein sequence is MGRVVSLGSINVDHVGYTSTEWIRSTAASYDWFPSPGETVRVESFPDSLAQAYDERYLGGKGANQAVAAAAAGADTSLLGMVGEDESEYEVRTTLSKRGVDVTEVESTDGPTGAAYVAVDETGENYIAILAGANGRVDDAYVERHVGSLTSADCLLVQNELPAETVRAALDHLAERDNRPTVVYDPAPAADATTILTHDCVDVVTPNRGEYETLRDDIEAFDGIVVRTRGAEGVVVEGEDRFTVPSPSVEPIDTTGAGDVFAGFLGAELAAGSDLEQAVRLATVAGAVSTEREGVQAAVPSRKVVESATV, encoded by the coding sequence ATGGGCCGTGTCGTGAGTCTCGGGAGCATCAACGTCGATCACGTCGGATACACGTCTACGGAGTGGATTCGCTCGACGGCGGCGTCATACGACTGGTTCCCGTCGCCGGGCGAGACAGTGCGAGTGGAGTCGTTTCCCGACTCCCTCGCTCAAGCGTACGACGAGCGATACCTCGGTGGCAAGGGCGCGAATCAGGCAGTCGCGGCGGCGGCCGCCGGTGCCGATACTTCGCTTTTAGGAATGGTTGGCGAGGACGAATCCGAGTACGAGGTCCGTACGACGCTCTCGAAACGGGGAGTCGATGTGACCGAGGTCGAATCGACCGACGGGCCGACCGGCGCGGCGTACGTCGCCGTAGACGAGACCGGTGAGAACTACATCGCTATCCTCGCTGGAGCGAACGGCCGCGTAGACGACGCGTACGTCGAACGGCACGTCGGGTCTCTCACCAGCGCCGACTGCTTACTCGTACAGAACGAACTCCCGGCTGAGACGGTTCGTGCCGCGCTTGATCACCTCGCCGAACGTGATAATCGCCCGACGGTCGTCTACGACCCTGCACCTGCCGCGGATGCGACGACGATTCTCACACACGACTGCGTGGACGTGGTGACGCCGAATCGGGGAGAGTACGAGACGCTTCGGGACGATATCGAAGCGTTCGACGGTATTGTCGTCAGAACTCGTGGAGCGGAAGGCGTCGTCGTGGAGGGTGAGGACCGATTTACTGTTCCATCGCCGTCGGTCGAACCGATAGATACGACCGGCGCGGGCGACGTGTTCGCCGGTTTCCTCGGGGCGGAACTCGCGGCCGGGTCGGACCTCGAACAGGCGGTTCGACTGGCGACCGTCGCGGGCGCGGTCTCGACCGAACGCGAGGGTGTACAGGCGGCGGTGCCGTCGCGCAAGGTAGTCGAATCGGCGACCGTGTGA
- a CDS encoding serine hydrolase domain-containing protein translates to MTSPLSRRQFLSRSTAVGAGTVVAASGLASGESSATQTRDDSLESVVSDAAERALSNYDAGGLTVAVVKDGEVALTEGYGHAYQSESVPVKPDETLFRVGSVSKVATWTAAMQLVDRDKVEVDAPVNDSLDAVEIPQTYDEPITLEHLATHTPGFELRGWGDTVNKPQYVRPLAESVSTNVPGRVRPPGELCQYTNYAAALAGQLVADVSGQQFGSYVTKHVFEPLGMTNSTFRPAPSKLVPASGKAVKDTVSFYSDVAPASGLHTTGNDMARLLQAHLNDGVVDGERILSADAVEEMHKQWYTPHERFDGMAFGLFEESRGDTRLVGHSGAVMDFACEFSLIPEDGTGLFVVAHGTEASSANNEVVDVLLERFAPVETDEKQLTPSGMPERADELGGRYRSVSVTDKTAKDKAIFGYLKRQPVDVRVADDGRVITEQGDSVDEWVEIEPLLFEHVEKDEKILFRTEDGEITHLLQGLGAYEQIGYLQQLSVQGWLAAVATVTTLTGLLWWPAARAWRHVRGGTAPPPSATRARWTAAAGIGGLVLFVAALAASSIVVSGMDRPTLYNRPPAWFDAVFVVPTVGAIVTLVAAGFGARAWYDGEWSLVSRVHYSLVVAATGVIYWLLHYWNLLAV, encoded by the coding sequence ATGACATCCCCACTATCACGGCGACAGTTCCTATCGCGGTCGACTGCGGTCGGTGCCGGTACCGTCGTCGCTGCCAGCGGTCTAGCGAGCGGCGAATCATCAGCGACACAGACACGGGATGACAGCCTCGAATCGGTTGTCAGCGACGCTGCCGAGCGTGCCCTGTCGAACTACGACGCTGGCGGCTTGACAGTCGCCGTCGTCAAGGACGGGGAAGTCGCGCTCACAGAGGGATACGGACACGCGTACCAAAGCGAATCAGTCCCAGTCAAACCCGACGAGACGCTCTTTCGCGTCGGATCGGTGTCGAAAGTCGCCACGTGGACGGCCGCGATGCAACTCGTGGACCGAGACAAAGTCGAGGTAGACGCACCGGTCAACGACTCCCTCGACGCCGTCGAAATCCCGCAGACGTACGACGAACCCATCACGCTCGAACATCTCGCAACCCACACACCCGGATTCGAACTTCGCGGATGGGGCGACACGGTCAACAAACCACAATACGTCCGCCCGTTAGCCGAATCTGTTTCGACGAACGTACCGGGGCGGGTCAGACCACCCGGTGAACTCTGCCAGTACACCAACTATGCCGCCGCACTCGCGGGGCAGTTGGTCGCTGACGTGAGCGGACAGCAGTTTGGATCGTACGTCACAAAGCACGTGTTCGAACCGCTCGGGATGACGAACAGTACGTTCCGACCGGCACCGTCGAAACTTGTCCCGGCCAGCGGAAAGGCCGTCAAGGATACGGTGAGTTTCTACTCCGACGTTGCTCCGGCATCCGGACTGCACACGACCGGAAACGACATGGCGCGTCTGCTACAGGCCCACCTGAACGACGGCGTCGTAGACGGCGAGCGAATCCTCTCTGCGGACGCTGTCGAAGAGATGCACAAGCAGTGGTACACGCCGCACGAGCGATTCGACGGGATGGCATTCGGTCTGTTCGAGGAGTCCCGTGGCGACACCCGACTAGTGGGACACAGCGGTGCAGTGATGGATTTCGCCTGCGAATTTTCGCTGATTCCCGAGGACGGCACCGGGTTGTTCGTCGTCGCCCACGGTACCGAGGCGTCGAGCGCCAATAATGAGGTAGTCGATGTATTGCTCGAACGGTTCGCACCGGTCGAGACGGACGAAAAACAGCTCACCCCTTCGGGAATGCCGGAACGTGCGGATGAACTCGGCGGGCGCTATCGCTCCGTGAGCGTGACCGACAAGACCGCCAAGGACAAAGCCATCTTCGGCTACCTCAAGCGACAACCGGTAGATGTCCGTGTCGCTGACGACGGCCGCGTCATCACCGAACAGGGCGACAGCGTAGACGAGTGGGTCGAAATCGAACCGCTCCTGTTCGAACACGTCGAAAAAGACGAGAAAATACTGTTCAGAACCGAGGACGGGGAAATAACGCATCTGTTGCAGGGACTCGGTGCATACGAACAGATCGGATATCTCCAGCAGTTGTCCGTGCAGGGCTGGCTCGCGGCCGTGGCGACGGTGACCACACTAACCGGGCTACTATGGTGGCCTGCAGCGCGAGCATGGCGTCACGTCCGTGGCGGCACAGCACCGCCACCGTCGGCAACACGGGCGCGATGGACCGCCGCGGCCGGGATCGGTGGGCTGGTACTGTTCGTGGCTGCGCTAGCGGCGAGTTCCATTGTCGTGTCGGGGATGGACCGTCCGACGCTGTACAACCGGCCACCTGCGTGGTTCGACGCTGTGTTCGTCGTGCCGACCGTCGGCGCAATTGTGACGCTCGTGGCAGCCGGGTTCGGCGCACGAGCGTGGTACGACGGGGAGTGGTCGCTCGTGTCCCGCGTCCACTACAGCCTCGTCGTCGCCGCGACTGGTGTCATCTACTGGCTGTTGCACTACTGGAACCTGCTCGCGGTCTGA